The nucleotide window AACCAATTGAACTTCACCTCACTTTGCATATATACAATTGATTTGCCATCATTTTGTTCGATGCAAGACTTATTTTTTCTACATATGGAATTTGACGTTAAAAAGAGATAGGGCCTGAATATAATCTATTCAGAACGTTATTCACatcttacaagccggttttgtaaggatgagttggGCCTAATCCAAAAACCATAGACCAACTATCCAATCTCATCCCAAGTCATGCAATGTGCTAAATGAGAGTTCTTCCAACCAAATACATTTTAGTTTAGATTACTTTTCTACAAATTTGTTTTCAAGGTTTATGGACACACCCTTTAGAAATTATAATTTGCTGGTACCAAATTCTTTAGATTTGCTAACGAAGATTCTTGgattatttttctgttttgcagGCGGCACGAGACCACATTGAGCAAGTAGCCAGTATCAGGAAGAGGTTTAGCCAAGCACCAGAAACCACAAGGGTGCCGGAACAAACTACTCCATCTGTTCAACTGAACAGCACCCCTCCTCCGCCTTCTTTTACTCAACCTACCATGTCATTTGCTCCTCTTCAAACTACTGAAGACGATAAGAAGGCAGCAGCAGCTGCTGTTGCTGCTAGGCTTACTGCCTCTACATCCTCAGCTCTCATGCTCACATCTATTCTTTCTTCACTTGTTGCTGAAGAAGCAGCCTCCAAGAATGGTAGTTTGAACTCTGCTGAGTTTAATTCAGCACCACCTGGTTTCCATCCTGAGAAAAGACCCAAACTTGAACAGCAAATGCCTGTTTCTGATGTCAACAGTTCTGACACCGGGAGCTCTTCTTTTTTCGCCACTTTTCAACAATCTTCTTCGGCAAATATGCCACTAACACCACCAAGCATGCAATCCATATCACAAACCAATCAATTACAGGGTGCATTTGCTTCAGCACCCCCTCCCCCTCCTCATTCACATATGAATCCACAAGCAAATCAGTACGTTCAATCTGCCGGAATGATGGTTGGGGGAGTTCCTTATGGATATGGATCAAACAACCTACAacctccacctccacctcctTTGCCTCCACATGTGGCAATGGGGTTAACTAGGCCCAGTAATCAGCCATCACAATCACCTCAATCACAGTCTCAGCAAgcgcagcagcaacaacaatctTCAGCTGGAGGATTTTACAGGCCACCTGGATTTTATGGGCAAATCCATCCACCAACACCACCGGCACCGACACCTAGACAGTGAGTATTGTTTAAAAGACGAGCAGCAAAAACTGCTGCAACTTATGTTGTAAGTTCCTTTAGAAAATTGTATGCAGAGGATTATCTTGGAGGCTGTGTAATATAATGTATATTACTAGAGAATTAGTGAATTAGACGCCGCATTTAATTTTGTAACGCTGTCCTCTTCTACCGCACTCTTGCATGAGTCGTAGGTTTTAACACCATTAGTTGATACTTGACCAGTTATCTAAAGGAAAGAACCAGAATGACCTGTTGGGGCCTTCATTAGTTTATGGGGCACTTCATGTGTGTGGTCCTGTTCTTGATGATGCATATTAGTATGAACATTATTAGTAGTTGGTGTTTGGCACCAACTTATAGATGAATTCTGATATGACTTTTCAGAATCAATTGACAAGATATGTTGGCATTTTGGTTGGTTTGATTTTGCATATATTGCCTTTGGGTGAGGTTGGCAGACATATGCCCCTTCCTCAAGACAAGGTACATGAACGTTTGGTTTTACCTTTTTTTCCGCTTGAAAAGGGATGCAGGTGTCCTCATAACAAATTAAATTCTAATCATAAGTGTttgaatgctagcaacacattTTTTCCAACATAAACTGTTGTATTAGTTAGAATTCATATACTTTGGGTCTAGCCAACCAATGCCGTCAGGGAAATGGTTaagaaaactataaataaaaaatttgtcttgaaaattatgtttgatttttgatcaagtaataattacactactttttataaaaagttactgCTTGTTTTGGTTTCTTAACCAATGTCTTGAGGGCATTgtttaacattttccatataaGTTATATTAAATCCTATATAAGTCATTCAATTTGTGGTACTCATGAATTTCAACTAATAGAAAGTAGCGAGATCAAACTAAGGGATTTTTGCATGAATTAATTTACTAACAATTTCTTTAgatatttaatgtaaaataaaagcaaattttTGTTTGCTTATCattctaaaaacaattatttttacatattcTCTTATCTACCACACTATAATCAGCTTATTTGTGATAagctataatttatttttcataataatttgaattttgtttagaTGTTCTTTTGGAAGTTGAATCATACAGAAATaatactcaatttttttttaaaaaaacaatgtttttaaGAACATAGGATCCAAATATGCTTGGTAACTGAAGGATATAATATTGCAACTGAAAGGAAAGTATACAAACGAAATTGAAAGGAATCTTTTGCACCAAGATTAAGCCCTAATGATACAAGAGTTGTATAGACACTGTTTTAAGCTTAAGATATAAAATTTGGGATTATAGGGTTCGACCATGTTCTAGAAAATATAGATTAAGACCTTTGAATTAAAACACTTGTAATATTTCAGGaacataaaattcaaaacattttattttaattcaataacCAGATTTTATGAATATAGAGAAGAAATGCATCATTGGGTATAAACTAAAGATTCTCATAAGAAAGTTATAAAACAGATTCATGAAATCCTGGACTAGAAACAGAATCATTTAGTTTGAAGCATGCTCAAgctataaaaatataaataaacaagtCTAAATCACTACTATTTTTTGCTTCCCAATCATGAAAATCAGAAGTTTGGAGTTTGTAGCTTCGATTCTTCTGTTTCTTGGGACGCAAGAAAATAGCATTGTGCcgcaaaaccaaacatacacataTCATTGTTATAAATGTATCAACTTTAAGACACATActcaaaattatttcaaaagtaaaattttcTTAGGTTTAGCTAAGAGActgattttgaattttagaaCCCTATTCTTGATTAGCCAAGAGACTTGTTCCACTGCCATTTGATTCTTGAGCATTATTGATAGCCCATCTATTAACTCTCCATTGGGCTATCTCTAcctgaaaaattaaaatccaaatacattttttaatacttttatacATTAGCTAAACAAGAAAAATCatttgaacaaataaaaaataaaatcaagaaatTAAATTGGAATATCAAACACAAATTGGTGAAATAAATAATGCAACCATTGGAAAATACAATAATAGAATAATGAATTTACCTGCTTGTCCCAATCAGTTTTAGTAGTGATGATGATAAGCATTATGGTTTGAACAAATGTTCCAAACAACATTCCAATCCAAATACCCTAGAgaagagatatatatatatatatatatatatatatatatatatatatacatcattatTATCACTTGTATTAATCATCATGATATAGTAAAAATGAAGAGGGGACAAAAGAGAGATTAATTACCTTGATACCTAAATTGTAAACAACACCAATCACTACTCCAACAGGAATACCAATTAGGTAATAACAACCTATGTTTACATATGCTACAATGCTTTGCCATCCAGCTCCAACAGAAACTCCtatttatgatattgttatattttaaatttctctcaacaaaataatacattAAGTGAACAATTTAAAAGAATTTCATAATCATAGTATATTAAAGAAATACATTCAATTATATTTCACCACAATGTCacatttcaatattatttcataaacttttttgTAGATTATACACAAATGTTTTATATGGTGAGAACATTGGTCACTTAAtctgtttgaattttttcacaTTTTCAGTACAtagttattaaatttaaatacaattatttgtaattaattattttaaaaaaaaattta belongs to Medicago truncatula cultivar Jemalong A17 chromosome 6, MtrunA17r5.0-ANR, whole genome shotgun sequence and includes:
- the LOC11427699 gene encoding regulation of nuclear pre-mRNA domain-containing protein 1A, with the protein product MGNDAYDGQVLAEKLRKLNNSQQSIESVSRLCVSHRKRAKDIVETWNKSFGSSQKEQRVPFLNLANDILQNSRRKGSEFVNEFWKVLPSALKRVYASDEPGKKSVIRLIDIWEERKVFGSRSQGLKEEITGKSNGKNSNPIKIAKRDAHSLRLKLAIGCLPEKIITALHFVNEEHPNEEASLNKCSAALSQLGKLVEDVENTLSQGNQPGSTLVNDLQQQEKELTQNIVQLENTEAIRATLLSQLKEALQEQESRQELVHSRLQAARDHIEQVASIRKRFSQAPETTRVPEQTTPSVQLNSTPPPPSFTQPTMSFAPLQTTEDDKKAAAAAVAARLTASTSSALMLTSILSSLVAEEAASKNGSLNSAEFNSAPPGFHPEKRPKLEQQMPVSDVNSSDTGSSSFFATFQQSSSANMPLTPPSMQSISQTNQLQGAFASAPPPPPHSHMNPQANQYVQSAGMMVGGVPYGYGSNNLQPPPPPPLPPHVAMGLTRPSNQPSQSPQSQSQQAQQQQQSSAGGFYRPPGFYGQIHPPTPPAPTPRQ